TTGCcaatttgaagaaatttggaaaaaacaccatttaagatacttaaattgattaaatgaAGTAAGGGTGgaagaaaaaaattgatatttagttttagaatattagCCGAAACATCATCGAGGCCCGGCGCAGACCCTCTCCGCAGTCCAGCCACCTGATGAATGATGTCCAATTCTGTCACAGTGTGAAATATAAAGTCAGTGTTCTGTCTATAGTCAGCATCATTTATAACTGGATGACCTCCCGTATTGATTTCATTTGCTAGATTCTGTCCCACGGCCgcaaagaaaaaattgaattcgttagttatttgttttaataaattcggTGTGACAACAGATGCCgtagacaaatatttactaatgggAAATGATTCTCAACTTTTAGATCTCCCTGCTAATTCATTGACTATTCCCCAAAATAATTTGGGATTGCCATTGGAATGAATGATTTTGGTTCTATAATAGTCCCTTTTAGCTTTTTTCAGCGAAGAACTTAAAAATCTTCTATAGTTTTGATATTGATTgcgtaaaataacattaaatggctgttttttttattcttctactCAACCCATCCCGAGTACAAATACAACGAACGAGATCagaagtaatccatggttttagttttttgtttctggcagagttaatttttattggttttttaggagttgatatttaattttgaactcTCTCCTTAAATATATTAGCACATTGATTAACATAAAACATGTTAAGACGGGGGTCCAGTCGACAAGTGACAAATTGTTATTCAGCAGTGCGTGGTCGGTATAAGTGTGGGGCGTATAGTTGTCGGCGTGAATATCAGGGCAAGGCGGAGCCGCTGCAGAGATAGTGAGTCCAGTGCTGTAGTGGTCAGTTATATTTGTCTGGATCACAGCTGATCTTACTCTATTTATATCACTGATCCTCACAAATATATGATCCAGACAAGATTGAAGGTTGTTTGACACTCTAGTAGGTTTAGAAATACACTGTGTGAGCCAAGCGCCATGCAGACAACTTAAATACCTATTAGTCATTGAATTAGTCTTCAATAAGTCTATATTAATATCTCCAACAAAATatgcaatgttttaattttattctattgagttgaaaaaatgtaatatgtcgatttgtttttaatattgtggtCAGGAAAGAACTTTTAGCAAGAAATTTGTGGATAAAAGTCtacattatactatttatttaagtCTTATTGGCAGATGTACTGATATCTCAGTATAGGCTGAGGAACACTGCAGTGGGTTGAACCAGGTGGCACTAAAAATGTTTCTGATCTAACGTCTTGCCATGCCACCATTCGTAACCATTGTAAACCTTATACTCAAAGCTGATAAAGTTTTATCCATATTTgataatagaaaattaatctattttcaCATCGTGgacattttgttttgaaattacaaaatttgcaTGAAAAATTTAAGTTCTAAAAAAAGTGCTATGAATTTTCGGAAAGCTAAAAGTTGAAAACACATTAATTCTTAAGACAAGtgcttaaaaaagtgttttagaacaGGTCatgtacaataatgtttgttgatGTATCGTAAAATTCTCAATAACCAgggaaaaaaacttttgaatCGTATTCAACATTGCAGGAATAAGTATGAACACGATATCTACCGTAGTTCTTAATAGATTGAAACTAAGCTTGATACATGGTACTTAGACTAGATGAGTTTGTTAACatctaatacataactacaatctaagttaattaattattctctAGTTCACCTTTAGttattagtgtttagtttttattgagtgcatgttttagaattagaGTGTAttgaatagacacacaacatgagtgctgtggttcctgacttatgtgAGTCACGACactttggtatgttttgtttactttaacctaggttgtagttttttattagattagtcattcacctgaagaagatattatcagattgcagatcttgaaacctagtgttattgattgtattgtatcactgaacgattgcaatTGGAATATTTAAGGATgaagtacattataaaatttgtttctattgaataatcaataaacatatttttgttagcTAAAAGATATTGAatgcatattaattaaatatttaaaataagatatctccCATACTGAAAATAAAGCGTTTAAGTGTTTAAGGTTCAAAACTATTCTTATTGGGGTAAAACTAAGATGTTCACCAGTACAGCTGACTCAATTTGATGGATTTTTTGACTAAGCCagattataacagtaaaaaaaaaaaaacactaactgCAGAATATCCGACTAAGTGCTTACCAACTGTGAGAAACTGAAAGAAAAGCCAAGAAAGGCattttcttgtatcactgaacgatggcaaatgtatggaaaagtcctgtttccttctaAAGCCAAGAGTAGAGAAAGACTTCAGTACCAATATTAGTAAAACTTGCATATTCTTCTAGGTACCTTACAGACAGACCAAGTTTGTTGTGCAACTAACCTCTAATGTTTCGTTTAGCATTATGACTAGATACTGTACTTTGGtatactcataaaaaataatttaggataAAAATGTACCCAACGTCAAAGGGAAAGGTCTGATTGGTTCCCTGTTGTTCCAGCAACATCCCAAGTTACGGCCAGTTGAGACACCAGTGTGTGAGCATGACCCCCCGACGAGTTGGAACACATCTGCTGGTGGCCACATTGTCCTCTGACCAACTATCCAATATCAAGGGGTCCAAACATGTTGTGGTCGAGGCTCAGAATTGACTTCACACTCTCCAGTCATTGACTTCAATAATGTGTGAACAAGAGAAATAAACAATCATTCATTATATTCCTTTAATTTCCCATATGCTTTGGCACATTAAACTTTGGTGGGGCAATGTTGTATATTACTAACAGTTGACGTAATTTGATGTacgaaaaaattacaaaaatattaaatgttctataaatgttAATGTAACTATTGGGACATTCCCAGATTAAATTCAACTGACTATTATTCTGTAATGAAACCACTAAATTAACCAGTATCTGGATTGATTATTATCATGTTTCGATAAGATTAACCAGCCCTGATCAATAATTTTCATGTAGAAGCAGTAGCTTTATTACATAATGAACCAGCATATTTCAAACCCAATGGTAGACAAGTACATTGAAAAATTAGGTGATATTTACAATGCCATAAACAAAACTGCAATTCAATAACAGTAAATCAATTGTCATCATTTTGAAGGTTTATTTTGTGACCTTAGTTTTTTAAGTGAATATTTTCTAACAAGCACTGTACTAGAATCTCAACCAAAACTTGAACTGAATTTCCAGGTCAACATAATCTATTCTATCTATATAAAGAATTTCTTTTTATCTTCTTTGTGTAACATAATAGCCATACCATAATATACAATAGAAAGGAAAGTAGGttaaataattatggttaaaGTAAAACAATGAATACAGAGCTGTTGCAAAAAAGGTACAAAAACCTTGAAAACAATCTCCAGTGGAAATACTTAAGAGGGGGCTGTAGTGAAACAAACTTGAGGTTTCCCCCATAAGAACATTGTTAAATAAGCAGTTTTCCACCCTTATTTTTTAGACcattatgggagatgtctcattttaaagatataattaatatgcatccgaacgctattagtttttttgtaaagtgtactttttgaatatttaaacaatgaagtacaACAAAGCTTGGCATTTTTCTCTGAATATCGGTTTCTTTCTTTCATTTCCCCCAGCAACAACATTGAATATAATTGTTGTACATTATTCCGTCAAACCAAATTTGTATGAGATTGTAGTGTATGAGATCAAggtacattatattaataaatcaatattaatcgCACTCTTTGAAGGTTTCTGAAAAGAAAGCGgacaaattttattcaaatacatctttattttaaaagaaatatttaagtaaataaaagctAACGACTAGAAATtctgttttgtaattaatatgtacaaattaaaattatatacatcataatattatattgaataacatCATCAGATTTGTAATTACTGAAGTGATGCAATAACACTAATTAGTTTCATCAATTATGAAagataagcaaaataaaattcagTCTATTCTCGATTCTCTGGGCCCTCGACGATGGTTTTACTGCACAGTAAATATGATTCTTCACATCCAAACTGTCACTATGGGGCTTAAACTGCTAgtaataataatgacaaaaaactaattaacgctttaaaatgtacaataaatataaaacatcttttaatataaaaatatcacaaataaagaaatacttCTTCAAAACTGTACAATGTTTGTGCtatgtgtttaaagtttttttttatattactaaaaaagtaaagattttaaacacattacatgCCATGGGAATGTAAATCACAAACCAAGATACAAAAATACACTACATAGTTCGGTTTTCCAATGTCTATATTGAAAGTAAACTATTAGGCATGTGATAACTATGAAACAAGTTCAACAGAATGTtgtatgagtttaaataaaaaattctctaaaagattaaaaatagtttacaataataaattttgttaattgtttcaaaatttaactgtagttagttctttttttgcttttatttatgttaaaacaatgttttagaaactgtaaaaataatttgtaacgaAACGTTCATTATGTCTTTTACATAAAGGAATTACCATTAATTAACTTGACATCACAATAGAAAGCAACTTTCTacaatttcatgaaatttataaacatactttGTTCGAAGAATGTTCACATTATATGattttcttgttataaaattaaattaggtcaaacatatgaaacaaaaaatatctaCTCAATCAGTAAAAATAATCTTGAGCTTTGAGATTGACTATGCTAGGAAAGAAAGATTGAAATTAATGTAGACTAaccaaaaaattgaaaacaaaactgtatCCGCGCATTTAAACACCctgcttatattttaatatagagatAGGATTTGAGTCTAAATGTTATTGGTAACAATCCTACAAGCCCCCAGTACCTAGCCTACTTCCGTCGCTTCATTATCTGATGTTTCTGAAGCGCACGTTAGAGAGAGCTGAGGTGACGAGGCTTCCGGGTGTTCTTCACCTCCTTTAACTTTATCCTCACATTTGTTTTCCTCCGAATCAGCCTCATTCGTAGTGGCTTGTCTCAACCTGTCCTTCGCTTCTCGCTTAATATCACTGATCCTGTATTGGGACAGCAAATGTTGTATTTTGGCTTGAACCGTCAACGCCGTACAAAGTGACATCTTCTTCAACTGCAACGCCACGCTGCGGCCAAACAGCTCGAACTCATCCTCTGAGCTGGTGAGCAAAGAAGTGATGTTCTTGAGGTGTTTCATAGCATCTCGCATCTGGTCGGCGAGGTCATCATCACCCCTGTCGCGTCGCCTCCGCTTGGGTTGGGGCTCCGACACTTCACTGTGGGCCGGCTCAGGATCTTCCGCCAATGAGACGACGGAGCTCTGCTGCACAAACAACGGCAGTTCCCCATCCGGTGGCTCAGGGAACGAGTGATTGGTCTCTTCCACTGATGGGCACTGCTGGTAGTAGAAGTCGGTCGGAGGCGCCGACTGCGGTGGAAGGTTGTGGAATTTCGTCTGAAACATAATCAATGTCTTTATCAGAAAAGCTATCTAAACCAGTATTAACAGTACTACTTAATACTTTCCAGATGCAGTATACTTTCTTTTGCATCTTTACTTTTCATGAACCCTGAGTACGAAACAATAAAGTATACTATAGCACACTTAAAAACACTGGATCCTAGTAAGTGTAGTGTACTCAGAGGAGTCGTGAAGTACATGGGGATGGGCAGGTTAGTGGGATGAGGAATGGTAATATTCTAACATGGTCTCAGTCTTTTCTTGTTCAGTATGTTACaggaaatatgtatatatagttttgAGAGTTCTTTtgctttcaaataaatttcacaaaaaattactatattacagtttttaaagaaGGGCCATATAAAGAAGTACAAGTTTTTCCAGAGCATATAGTAAGTTACCattctaactaaataataaaaaaaaagtactAGTGACTAGTGATCTGCTATTACAGGAAAGTTTAAACATTAACAACAAGCCCATATAACATTGAAGGATTTATAAACATGTTCTTGTTGAGAAGGGAATTCTGCATGCATTGTCAAGCTAACACAATCCCGAACAAAATGTCTCATGTCAAAATGATGGGTTTAAAACCCTTGTTTAAGTAACTAAGATCAAAATCTTCCGGTTCACACAGTGTTGGAACATTGCCCATCtaattattttctagaaatatttcGGTGTCACCATAGAGATCCTTTTTCAGTCAACAGGATATTGaactgaaactgccaataatCAGTTGTATGTACAGGTGAATTGCAGGGTGAAGCTTTCTTGTGATTAGCTGAAGATTAACCAAACACCGACTAGTTATGAATTGATCATAACCAATCATGAGCCAAATTGATGGCTTGATTAGCACGGATTGCCaactttagatattttttttattttagttcttgattatttctaaagtttctcTTTATTAACCTCAGATAACAGTGAGGAATTTTGGCAACTACTTTTGTTTTGTTGATTTCTATTGCATGTTTTGTCATGAAATTGTGTTCTGGTATGGTCGATTATTCATCATATTGAACTTTTTGTGTGTAAAATGTGTTCGCTCACAATATAGTTTACATATTGTGTCTATTTAATATCCTCCCTATTTTAGGGAGATAAgctatttttttactttgatctaaattttacattttgacaTACATTATGGGGACAAAACAGTATATATCTACACGGGTGTGAACTCATTAGACACACGAAACATCAAGCCACATAAAATTCAACCATGGCTGAACACAGTTTCAAGAACAAACACGCAATTGAACTTGTGGAAGATTCCTACTATTAGCCAATGATAATTAgataaactttagaaataatcaagaaCTAAAATAACTTCATCACAGAAAATAGTGTGGAATTGTCTAAAAGTAGACAACTGGTGATAAAGAAGGCATAAAACATCCAGATTAATCTGATATGTACAATATACAGGTGTTCAGTAAAGGTGTTCCAATGCTTTGGGATTTtgttatacacataaaaatgGGCAAAcaagttcatatgaaggtatgctCTGAAACTTTagttttctgtctatctgtctgtatgtgttgtttataaaaaaaattatatcttgaaacagttaagataaagttatgaaacttatGAATTCTATTAACCTTTGAtagaactttttgaaaataaaatatttaaaaaatcttagtACATCTTTCAAAATGGTCGACGTTTaaattattccttaaaaaaattatggttgcctgtaaagtcggttttacgggcgaagattttacgtgacaacgtctttttctcggtagaatatttattgatatgaatattattaaattgcacaataggaacaaggaattgaatgaaaataagaattgcacaaattttaactatagaaatatattttgtttactaaaacattgtacataatttgaaattaattaaaatttgttattgtaaatggtaaagttgaataaaacatttactaaaattggaatttgaaattcttgctaaacacagttaaattctaactccgcgcgtggtgattggtccggtttagttcgtttgtttggtcgcactgttatgacaggttaaaggttataatttgttattttaaatgtttgactagcaatacgcgctgtttcttctcaatctgaattacgattgattgcagagtgatttaaactaataatttacttaacactatcaaacatttgtcaatagtatgacataacctataaactcagtttctcaacttttgtgtcaatctaacaattaatcaatcaatcatagtttacgataatgaaatatcagtgtacaattatttatctttattgttgtagttgttgtaaatgacgaatctaagcactccacattttcacgaataaacatagttatctgctttatcccgtgcggcggacccacagttatctgctttatcccgtgcggcggacccactggacgggcatcgtaacgttaccgggcgttacactttttcatgagtgactccgagccgcaacctaatttaagacgttgtcacgtcaaaaataactaaaaatctaCTATAGTCTTTAATAGTAGATTTTTAATAGAGAAACCTTGAAAACTTGAAAGCTACACTTGCATTAGAAAACTGGGATTCCGTTCACAATGCCCTTGATGCAGAAGAAGCCTTCAAATCATTTCAAACCATAATGGCTAGAACACTGGATCATGCTTGCCCAAAGAAAAGAACTAGAACAAAACGTAAATCTAAGCTTAAGATCTACTATGATGAAGAAGTTATGATGATGAAAGATGACTTCCTTAGAGCACACTATAAGTATGAAATGACGGAGAATGAAAGCGACAGGATAACAATGATTTCAAAAAAGAAAGCGTATGACATTAAACTTAGAACCCTTAAACGCAACAGTGCCGCTGAACATATAGCTCAATCAAACAACAAGTCCAAAGCTCTTTGGGAGATTATcaattcagaaaaacaaaacaaactatcaTGCAGTTCTTTATCGAGTTTAGAAATAGATGGCAAGATAGAAAACAATCCATATCTTATAGCCGAACATCTAAACCTCTACTTCTCACAGATTGCAGACACAACACTTGAAAAATCCTGTAACGagattcaaaacaataacatactcCCCCTAACTGGAAATGCCTTCACCTTATATCAAGGTGAACCACTAAATCTAACTCCTACTGAATCCAGTGAAGTACTAAGAGTTATTCAGTCACTGAAATTTAAACTCTCTTGTGGTGTTGATGAAATTCCATCGAAAGTAGTAAAACACTGTGCAACACATTTAGCAGCCCCACTTgtaagcataataaataaatcatttaatcttGGCCAATTTCCATCTGGTTTGAAACTCTCCAAAATTTACCCTAAACACAAAAAAGGCTCCACAACCAAAGCAGAaaactatcgcccaatttcaCTGATCTCCACCTTTTCAAAGATCATAGAGAAGATTGCACTTTCAAGAATGCTGGTCCACCTTGAACACTATGACCTAATAACAAAAAGTCAGCACGGCTTCCTCAGAGGAAAATCTACAATCAGTGCCATCACAAGCCTTACTGAATACGTCATCGACCAACTTGAAGACAATAATTATGTATCAGCAGTCCtattagactacagtaaggcttttgactgcttgGGGCATGAGCTGATTCTTAAGAAACTGTCCGCACTAGGAATTCAAGGCAGAGCAAATGACTGGGTGGCTAGCTATCTTGAGGGACGCAAGCATATTGTTGAAGTAAAGAAAACTGCAAATGGACAAAGCTGTACTTACAGATCCAAAACAGCTCCAGTGAatagaggagtcccacagggctcagtatTGGGTCcatttttgtttgtactttttactaatgatttttcacattatatcaacactgacaatgtaaaaactattatgtatgcagatgatacaacccttcttataaaaaatgactCCACACTGGGCCTGCATGCAGACATTGTCACATCAACAAACAAAACTCTGCAGTACTGCCTGAAAAAATGACCTGGCAATTAACCCAACAAAGACCACCCAAATtaattttagcagaagacaagaTCAAGTGCCTAACGTCCAaaacattacaatacaaaaacaatcaaaactattaGGCATAGTGATTGATGGTGATCTTACCTGGACTGATCATATTAACAGTTTGACCAAAAAGCTTGGATCCGGA
This genomic stretch from Homalodisca vitripennis isolate AUS2020 chromosome 6, UT_GWSS_2.1, whole genome shotgun sequence harbors:
- the LOC124365359 gene encoding uncharacterized protein LOC124365359, which gives rise to MPMFSNDLKTNLTKRAFPLDWRVCSRSPELIQIDDDENSIELEPVRNQFSPLSKLQWLPTTVEGNHGNTTLDKSTAIPASLTNKNTKFHNLPPQSAPPTDFYYQQCPSVEETNHSFPEPPDGELPLFVQQSSVVSLAEDPEPAHSEVSEPQPKRRRRDRGDDDLADQMRDAMKHLKNITSLLTSSEDEFELFGRSVALQLKKMSLCTALTVQAKIQHLLSQYRISDIKREAKDRLRQATTNEADSEENKCEDKVKGGEEHPEASSPQLSLTCASETSDNEATEVG